From a region of the Thermomonas sp. HDW16 genome:
- the pilO gene encoding type 4a pilus biogenesis protein PilO — protein sequence MSKKQLSLRELDFNNIGQWPQNAKIGFCALLAVLILILAWFLFVSDKKTELEGLQGQETNLRTEFETKQGRAANLEPLKQQLAQMEQQLQQMLRQLPSKTEMPDLIVDISQTALATGIQNELFQPGPEAPKEFYAEKPIALRMVGTYHQFGAFVSGVASLPRVVIMTMHDISLQPKDAKTNPNARIGPNTALELAGTVKTYRYLDEEETAAQATAATPAAPASATPPAKGGA from the coding sequence GTGAGCAAGAAACAGCTGAGCTTGCGTGAGTTGGACTTCAACAACATTGGGCAATGGCCGCAGAACGCCAAGATCGGGTTTTGCGCGCTTCTTGCGGTGCTGATCCTGATTCTGGCCTGGTTCTTGTTCGTGAGCGACAAGAAGACCGAGCTGGAAGGGCTGCAAGGGCAAGAGACCAACCTTCGCACCGAGTTCGAAACCAAGCAGGGCCGCGCCGCAAACCTCGAGCCGCTCAAGCAGCAACTTGCGCAAATGGAGCAGCAGTTGCAGCAGATGCTGCGGCAGTTGCCCAGCAAGACCGAGATGCCTGATCTCATCGTCGACATTTCGCAGACCGCGCTCGCAACCGGTATCCAGAACGAACTATTCCAGCCTGGCCCAGAGGCTCCGAAGGAGTTTTACGCGGAAAAACCGATCGCATTGCGGATGGTCGGTACCTACCATCAGTTCGGTGCATTCGTGAGTGGTGTTGCCTCCTTGCCGCGTGTGGTGATCATGACCATGCACGACATTTCGTTGCAACCGAAGGACGCCAAGACGAATCCGAATGCCAGGATCGGCCCGAATACCGCGCTCGAACTGGCCGGCACGGTGAAGACGTACCGCTATCTGGATGAAGAAGAGACTGCGGCGCAAGCGACTGCGGCCACTCCCGCTGCGCCCGCTTCGGCAACCCCGCCCGCCAAAGGAGGGGCCTGA
- a CDS encoding PilN domain-containing protein — translation MARINLLPWRAERRKLRQKDFLGMLALAVVAGLLASFLLIGWYNARISNQTARNEYLRGEITKVDSQIKEIEELDKKKSKLLARKEVIEQLQANRSQMVHLFDSLVRTIPDGVSLTSIKQEGDILTLGGRSQSNARVSTYMRNLESSGWMTNPDLNVIEAKAGNPGLPYEFNLKVKLANPNAPKDGEEAASSANTPAAPSVAPAAGGPHSEQETAELA, via the coding sequence ATGGCCAGGATCAATCTCCTCCCGTGGCGCGCGGAGCGCCGCAAGCTGCGCCAGAAGGATTTCCTCGGAATGCTGGCGCTCGCCGTGGTTGCCGGGTTGCTGGCATCGTTCCTGCTCATCGGATGGTACAACGCCAGGATCAGCAACCAGACTGCGCGTAACGAGTATCTGCGTGGCGAGATCACCAAGGTCGACTCCCAGATCAAGGAAATCGAAGAGCTCGACAAGAAGAAGAGCAAGCTGCTGGCGCGCAAGGAAGTGATCGAGCAATTGCAAGCCAACCGTTCACAGATGGTGCATCTCTTCGATTCACTGGTGCGTACCATTCCTGATGGCGTCAGCCTGACTTCGATCAAGCAGGAGGGGGATATCCTTACCCTCGGCGGCCGCTCGCAGTCCAATGCGCGCGTTTCCACTTACATGCGCAATCTGGAAAGTTCTGGCTGGATGACCAACCCCGATCTGAACGTGATCGAGGCCAAGGCAGGTAACCCGGGGCTTCCGTACGAGTTCAACCTCAAGGTCAAGCTGGCCAATCCGAATGCGCCAAAGGACGGCGAAGAAGCCGCTTCTTCCGCGAATACGCCGGCAGCGCCGTCCGTAGCGCCTGCAGCAGGGGGGCCGCACAGTGAGCAAGAAACAGCTGAGCTTGCGTGA
- a CDS encoding type B 50S ribosomal protein L31, whose translation MKDGIHPEYRDVVFQDVTSDFKILTRSTLSSKETVKWEDGNEYPLVKIEVSSSSHPFYTGQNKLIDTSGRVDKFRKRYAK comes from the coding sequence ATGAAAGACGGCATCCACCCCGAATACCGCGACGTCGTCTTCCAGGACGTGACCTCGGACTTCAAGATCCTGACCCGTTCGACCCTCTCCTCCAAGGAGACGGTGAAGTGGGAAGACGGCAACGAATACCCGCTGGTCAAGATCGAAGTCTCGTCGTCCTCGCACCCGTTCTACACCGGTCAGAACAAGCTGATCGACACCAGCGGCCGCGTCGACAAGTTCCGCAAGCGCTACGCCAAGTAA
- a CDS encoding pilus assembly protein PilM: protein MGFVTKTQSPLIGVDISSTAVKLLQLTRTGDRYRVEHYAVEPLPPSAVVEKNLVEIEAVGDAIRRAVARSGSRTKFAAAAVPGSSAITKVIPMPADFDEDDMESQIELEAVNYVPYPVEEVNLDFEVLGPMPGNSEMVQVLLAASRSENVEVRVSALELGGLTAKVIDVEAFAIENAYALMAGGLNVPRDGLVALVDVGATMTTLNVLRGGRSIYTREQVFGGKQLTDEVMRRYSLSYEEAGLAKRQGGLPESYEIEVLDPFKEAMVQQVSRLLQFFYAGSEFNRVDQVVLAGGCASIPGIAGMVEEQLGVSTAIANPLANMTLGPRVQAHALAQDAPALMIACGLALRSFD from the coding sequence GTGGGTTTCGTGACGAAAACGCAATCGCCGTTGATCGGCGTCGACATCAGTTCGACTGCGGTCAAGCTGCTGCAGCTGACGCGTACCGGGGATCGTTACCGGGTCGAGCACTATGCGGTGGAGCCACTGCCGCCGAGTGCCGTGGTCGAGAAGAATCTGGTCGAGATCGAGGCTGTCGGCGATGCGATCCGCCGCGCAGTGGCCCGGTCGGGTTCGCGCACCAAGTTCGCCGCCGCTGCGGTGCCGGGTTCCTCGGCGATCACCAAGGTGATCCCGATGCCCGCGGATTTCGACGAAGACGACATGGAGTCACAAATCGAGCTGGAAGCGGTGAACTACGTGCCGTATCCGGTCGAGGAGGTGAACCTCGATTTCGAAGTGCTGGGCCCGATGCCCGGCAATAGCGAGATGGTGCAGGTGCTGCTGGCCGCATCGCGATCGGAGAACGTGGAGGTGCGCGTCTCCGCGCTAGAGCTGGGCGGTTTGACCGCCAAGGTCATCGACGTCGAGGCCTTCGCCATCGAAAACGCCTATGCGCTGATGGCAGGTGGCCTCAATGTGCCGCGCGATGGCTTGGTGGCACTGGTCGACGTCGGCGCCACCATGACCACGCTCAACGTATTGCGTGGTGGGCGCAGCATCTACACGCGCGAACAGGTGTTCGGCGGCAAGCAGTTGACCGACGAGGTCATGCGTCGCTACAGCCTGAGCTACGAGGAAGCCGGCCTGGCCAAGCGCCAGGGCGGGCTGCCGGAGAGTTACGAAATCGAAGTGCTGGATCCATTCAAGGAAGCGATGGTTCAGCAGGTGAGCCGCTTGCTGCAGTTCTTCTACGCCGGTAGCGAGTTCAACCGCGTGGATCAGGTCGTACTGGCCGGTGGTTGCGCCTCTATCCCGGGCATTGCCGGGATGGTCGAGGAACAGTTGGGCGTGTCGACGGCGATCGCCAATCCGCTTGCGAACATGACCCTGGGCCCGCGCGTGCAGGCACATGCCCTGGCGCAGGACGCGCCTGCCCTGATGATCGCCTGCGGGCTCGCACTGAGGAGCTTCGACTGA
- a CDS encoding response regulator transcription factor, giving the protein MRVLIVEDDPQTAAYLRKGLQEDGHVVDHADNGRDGLFLASTEPYDAIVLDRMLPGLDGLAVLRTLRGAGNATPVLLLTALGDVEHRVEGLRAGSDDYLTKPFAYAELSARLDGIARRGNVAAVAPARLEVEDLALDLARRDASRGGRRIALQPREFRLLEYLMRHAGRAVTRTMLLEAVWDYHFDPQTNVIDVHVSRLRQKIDHGFERPLLHTVRGVGYRLGE; this is encoded by the coding sequence ATGCGTGTGTTGATCGTCGAGGACGACCCGCAGACGGCCGCCTACCTGCGCAAGGGCCTGCAGGAAGATGGTCACGTCGTGGATCACGCCGACAACGGTCGCGATGGCCTGTTCCTGGCCAGCACTGAGCCTTACGACGCCATCGTGCTGGATCGCATGCTGCCCGGCCTGGACGGGCTGGCCGTGCTGCGGACGCTGCGTGGCGCCGGCAACGCCACGCCGGTGTTGCTGCTGACGGCACTGGGCGATGTCGAGCATCGTGTCGAAGGGTTGCGCGCCGGCAGCGACGACTACCTCACCAAACCCTTCGCCTACGCCGAACTGAGCGCGCGGCTGGACGGCATCGCGCGCCGCGGCAATGTCGCGGCCGTGGCGCCCGCAAGACTGGAGGTCGAGGATCTGGCGCTGGACCTGGCACGGCGCGATGCGAGCCGTGGCGGCCGGCGCATCGCGCTGCAGCCGCGCGAATTCCGCCTGCTCGAATACCTGATGCGGCATGCGGGCCGCGCGGTAACGCGGACCATGTTGCTGGAAGCGGTCTGGGACTATCACTTCGATCCGCAGACCAACGTGATCGACGTCCACGTCAGCCGCCTGCGACAGAAGATCGATCACGGCTTCGAGCGACCGTTGCTGCATACGGTACGTGGCGTGGGCTACAGGTTGGGGGAATAG
- a CDS encoding citrate synthase: MSQLEQITLSAGDKSVAMPVLQPVLGQPCIDIAKLPKETGCFTYDPGFGATASCKSAITYIDGDAGVLLYRGYPIEQLAEKSRFIEVAYLLMHGELPDPAQLAKFEDEVTHHSMMHEAFRTFLYGFRHDAHPMAMMTGMLGSLASFYHNDLNLEDPEQRRMAAIRLIAKVPTIAAACYRYSIGWPIRYPRNNLEYTTRFLHMMKEVPSEPLELNPIAAKAMDLLFILHADHEQNASTSTVRLVGSTGANPYVSVAAGVAALWGPAHGGANEAVLKMLAEIGKPENVKSAVDKAKDKESGFRLMGFGHRVYKNYDPRAALVRKMTHEVLGALNVNDPLLEVALRLEEAALKDDYFVQRKLYPNVDFYSGIIYKALGIPTDMFTVMFAIARTAGWVSHWLEQQEDPENRIGRPRQIYTGHANRDYVPMDKR; this comes from the coding sequence GTGTCCCAACTTGAGCAGATCACCCTGAGCGCAGGCGACAAATCGGTTGCCATGCCTGTGCTGCAGCCCGTCCTGGGCCAGCCCTGCATCGATATCGCCAAGCTGCCGAAGGAAACCGGCTGCTTCACCTACGACCCCGGCTTCGGCGCCACCGCGTCCTGCAAGTCCGCGATCACCTACATCGACGGCGATGCCGGCGTACTGCTGTATCGCGGTTACCCGATCGAGCAGCTGGCGGAGAAGTCGCGCTTCATCGAGGTCGCCTACCTGTTGATGCACGGCGAACTGCCGGATCCGGCGCAGCTGGCCAAGTTCGAGGACGAGGTCACCCATCACTCGATGATGCATGAGGCCTTCCGCACCTTCCTGTACGGCTTCCGCCACGACGCGCACCCGATGGCGATGATGACCGGCATGCTGGGTTCGCTGGCGAGCTTCTACCACAACGACCTGAACCTGGAAGATCCGGAACAGCGCCGCATGGCCGCGATCCGCCTGATCGCCAAGGTGCCGACGATCGCCGCCGCCTGCTATCGCTATTCGATCGGCTGGCCGATCCGCTATCCGCGCAACAACCTCGAATACACCACGCGCTTCCTGCACATGATGAAGGAAGTGCCCAGCGAGCCGCTGGAGCTGAACCCGATTGCCGCCAAGGCGATGGACCTGTTGTTCATCCTGCACGCCGACCACGAGCAGAACGCGTCGACCTCGACCGTGCGCCTGGTCGGTTCGACCGGCGCCAACCCGTACGTGAGCGTGGCCGCCGGCGTGGCTGCGTTGTGGGGCCCGGCGCACGGCGGCGCCAACGAGGCGGTGCTGAAGATGCTCGCCGAGATCGGCAAGCCGGAGAACGTGAAGTCCGCGGTCGACAAGGCCAAGGACAAGGAATCCGGCTTCCGCCTGATGGGCTTCGGCCACCGCGTGTACAAGAACTACGATCCGCGCGCGGCGCTGGTGCGCAAGATGACCCACGAAGTGCTGGGCGCGCTCAACGTCAACGATCCGCTGCTGGAAGTGGCGTTGCGCCTGGAAGAGGCCGCGTTGAAGGACGACTACTTCGTCCAGCGCAAGCTCTACCCGAATGTCGATTTCTACAGCGGCATCATCTACAAGGCGCTGGGCATCCCCACCGACATGTTCACCGTGATGTTCGCCATCGCCCGCACTGCCGGCTGGGTCAGCCACTGGCTGGAGCAGCAGGAAGATCCGGAAAACCGCATCGGCCGTCCGCGCCAGATCTACACCGGCCACGCCAACCGCGACTACGTGCCGATGGACAAGCGCTGA
- a CDS encoding pilus assembly protein PilP has product MRANHDRNARLIGTVLLAATLAACGGGKSDLEKWVAEVKARPAPPLDPLPVMQQFETFEYAAQNLRDPFSEAFSGGGSSGPRPDPGRRKQTLEQFPLDSLDMVGTIGKGAGLVSLVLAPDKVTYRVRPGAYLGQSDGRVTAVYEDRIELVELVPDGAGGWLERPATIALEDN; this is encoded by the coding sequence ATGCGCGCGAATCACGACCGAAACGCCCGTTTGATCGGCACCGTATTGCTGGCCGCGACGTTGGCTGCCTGTGGTGGCGGCAAGAGCGACCTTGAAAAATGGGTTGCGGAAGTCAAGGCCAGGCCAGCGCCGCCGCTGGATCCTCTGCCCGTGATGCAACAATTCGAAACTTTCGAATATGCCGCACAGAACTTGCGCGATCCGTTCAGTGAAGCCTTCAGCGGCGGCGGGAGCAGCGGCCCGCGGCCTGACCCGGGTCGGCGCAAGCAGACACTGGAACAGTTTCCGCTGGACAGCCTGGATATGGTCGGCACGATTGGCAAGGGGGCGGGCTTGGTATCGCTCGTGCTGGCGCCCGACAAAGTGACCTATCGGGTGCGCCCCGGCGCTTACCTGGGTCAAAGCGATGGGCGGGTCACCGCCGTTTACGAAGACCGGATCGAACTGGTCGAACTGGTTCCGGATGGCGCGGGTGGTTGGCTGGAACGGCCGGCGACCATTGCGCTCGAAGACAATTGA
- a CDS encoding HAMP domain-containing sensor histidine kinase, translating to MGGIWPRLHSTSARLVLVVAVAFLVAFLLLGAGVYGGVLASLDRDTREFVRSDVDDLLALERNAGRRALLGEIDTRAHDPDRNDLLYAAFDHGGRRTAGLSLAMRSPPRDGWRTFRDTSVPDRPRVIALMVPLADGGHLLAGMRTRAEDGFLASMQRAALLAVLLAALCGLLVGWLTSRWVGARLARLDDATRRITEGELALRVPVDGTGDPFDRIGARLNAMLDRIDSLADGVRHATDHIAHDLRTPLARMRNRLESLRDDPGIDAKGRAGLDTALTESDQMLQTFSALLRLSRIEAQTAETGLPLDLARIVADALELYAPVAAEQGMQLSERIAPAPMRGDADQLFQVVVNLLDNAVRHARAGGEIAVSIDQDADSVMLEVADRGPGVPVAAVGRIFDRFERLEPSRGTPGNGLGLSLVRAIVIRHGGRIELEDNQPGLRVRLRFPAAAEGQSEAS from the coding sequence GTGGGGGGCATCTGGCCACGCCTGCATTCCACCAGCGCGCGGCTGGTGCTGGTGGTCGCGGTGGCGTTCCTCGTCGCATTCCTGCTGCTTGGCGCTGGCGTGTATGGGGGCGTTCTGGCCAGCCTGGATCGCGATACCCGCGAATTCGTGCGCTCGGATGTGGACGACCTGTTGGCGCTGGAGCGCAATGCCGGCCGTCGCGCGCTGCTGGGCGAGATCGATACCCGCGCGCACGATCCGGATCGCAACGACTTGCTCTACGCGGCATTCGACCATGGAGGTCGGCGCACCGCCGGGTTGTCGCTGGCGATGCGCTCGCCTCCCCGCGATGGATGGCGAACATTCCGCGACACCAGCGTGCCGGATCGGCCGCGCGTCATCGCCTTGATGGTGCCTCTTGCCGATGGCGGGCACCTGTTGGCCGGCATGCGAACCCGTGCCGAAGATGGATTCCTGGCCTCGATGCAGCGGGCGGCCTTGCTGGCGGTCTTGCTGGCCGCGCTCTGTGGATTGCTGGTTGGCTGGCTGACCTCGCGTTGGGTGGGGGCTCGCTTGGCACGCCTGGACGACGCCACCCGCCGCATCACCGAAGGCGAGTTGGCCCTGCGCGTTCCGGTCGACGGTACCGGCGACCCGTTCGACCGGATTGGTGCGCGCTTGAACGCGATGCTCGACCGCATCGATTCCCTGGCCGATGGCGTCCGCCACGCCACCGACCACATCGCCCACGACCTGCGCACGCCATTGGCGCGCATGCGCAACCGGCTGGAGAGCTTGCGCGACGATCCCGGCATCGATGCGAAGGGTCGTGCGGGGCTGGACACGGCGTTGACGGAATCCGACCAGATGTTGCAGACCTTTTCGGCACTGTTGCGCTTGTCCAGGATCGAAGCACAAACAGCCGAAACCGGGCTGCCGCTCGATCTGGCACGGATCGTCGCCGATGCGCTGGAACTGTACGCGCCGGTCGCGGCGGAGCAAGGCATGCAGCTATCCGAGCGTATCGCGCCGGCGCCGATGCGTGGTGATGCCGATCAGTTGTTCCAGGTCGTGGTGAACCTGCTCGACAACGCCGTGCGCCATGCACGTGCGGGCGGCGAGATCGCGGTGTCCATCGATCAGGATGCGGATAGCGTGATGCTGGAGGTGGCCGATCGCGGCCCGGGCGTGCCGGTTGCGGCTGTCGGCCGGATATTCGACCGTTTCGAGCGGCTGGAACCGAGCCGTGGCACGCCCGGCAACGGACTGGGCCTGAGCCTGGTGCGGGCGATCGTGATCCGCCATGGCGGACGCATCGAGCTGGAGGATAACCAGCCGGGGTTGCGGGTTCGCCTGCGATTCCCGGCGGCAGCCGAGGGTCAGTCCGAAGCTTCGTAG
- a CDS encoding penicillin-binding protein 1A has product MPRIPRTLRLILLGGATLAVIGVIAITLLVMSISSRLPDVQTLRTTELQEPMYVYANDGRLMGLFGEMRRYPVDIKAVPDRVKHAFLAAEDDRFYQHHGVDYKGTGRAIWLVLTTGSKNVPGGSTITQQVARQFFLSTEVSYTRKLREMLLAMKMERELSKDEILGLYLNKSFFGNRAYGVAAAAEFYYGKKLGELTLDEAATLAGTPKFPSSGNPLDNPTRNRERRDHYILPRMAMLGYVSAAEAEAAKAAPMHATPHERQIEVYAPYVAEMVRQEMIARFGEDVLSKGYHVTTTIDPGLQAAADQAVIQGMRVYDHRHGWRKPEQQVEIPAGADNKTIGRLLRNTPTQGGLLPAVVTGSDGGNLQVVLADGSELSLGSAATGWTGKSGASVAQRGDVVRLRRGNADKPEAAPAWVIDQLPRAQTALVSLDADNGAVRALVGGFSYAGNKFNRATQAKRQPGSSFKPFLYAAAFERGFNPASIVLDAPVVFKDRVGHIWRPQNDSGNFAGPMRVREALVQSRNLVSVRLLDAIGVDYARRYISHFGFDEKSLPPNLSMSLGTASLTPLSVARGYTAFANGGFLVTPWFIDSVRDRDGKELFKEKPPTACPYCAVVQAPGQPATTVAQTKVDGFDFGPAGAAANVAADAGKPATATTSKPKPAKDVDPTLVVAPRAIDPRVAWQLQSMMRDVVQRGTATDAKVLGRDDVGGKTGSTNDHRDAWFSGFGGPYVTTVWVGRDDFKSLGYREYGGKAALPIWINYMKVALKDQPARNLDPPEGMVQVKANGAVEWLKVEDQERMQSEMDITPEENTEPAEEAFDIF; this is encoded by the coding sequence ATGCCCCGCATCCCCCGCACCCTGCGCCTGATTTTGCTGGGCGGCGCCACGCTTGCCGTCATCGGTGTGATCGCCATCACACTTCTGGTGATGAGCATTTCTTCACGCCTGCCGGACGTGCAGACCCTGCGCACCACCGAACTGCAGGAGCCCATGTATGTCTATGCCAACGACGGCCGACTGATGGGACTGTTCGGGGAAATGCGCCGCTACCCGGTGGACATCAAGGCGGTTCCCGACCGCGTGAAGCATGCGTTCCTGGCAGCCGAAGACGATCGTTTCTACCAGCATCACGGTGTGGACTACAAAGGCACCGGACGCGCGATCTGGCTGGTGCTGACCACCGGCAGCAAGAACGTGCCGGGCGGCTCCACCATCACCCAGCAGGTCGCCCGTCAGTTCTTCCTGAGCACCGAGGTCAGCTACACCCGCAAGCTGCGTGAAATGCTGCTGGCGATGAAGATGGAACGCGAGTTGAGCAAGGACGAGATCCTCGGCCTGTACCTCAACAAGAGCTTCTTCGGCAACCGCGCCTACGGCGTGGCTGCGGCAGCGGAGTTCTACTACGGCAAGAAGCTTGGCGAGCTGACCCTGGACGAAGCCGCCACCCTCGCCGGCACACCCAAGTTCCCGTCCAGCGGCAATCCGCTGGACAACCCGACGCGCAACCGCGAGCGTCGCGACCATTACATCCTGCCACGCATGGCCATGCTGGGTTACGTCAGCGCCGCCGAGGCCGAAGCCGCCAAGGCCGCGCCCATGCACGCCACACCGCACGAACGCCAGATCGAGGTCTATGCGCCCTACGTGGCGGAAATGGTGCGTCAGGAGATGATTGCCCGTTTTGGCGAGGACGTGCTCAGCAAGGGCTACCACGTCACCACCACCATCGACCCCGGCCTGCAGGCCGCGGCGGATCAGGCCGTGATCCAGGGCATGCGCGTGTACGACCACCGCCATGGCTGGCGGAAGCCCGAGCAGCAGGTGGAAATCCCGGCGGGTGCGGACAACAAGACCATCGGCCGCCTGCTGCGCAACACACCGACGCAAGGCGGCCTGTTGCCGGCAGTCGTGACGGGTAGCGATGGTGGCAACTTGCAGGTCGTGCTGGCCGATGGCAGCGAGCTCAGCCTGGGCAGCGCCGCCACCGGCTGGACCGGCAAAAGTGGCGCTTCCGTCGCCCAGCGTGGCGATGTGGTGCGCTTGCGCCGCGGCAATGCCGACAAGCCGGAAGCAGCGCCGGCCTGGGTGATCGACCAACTCCCGCGCGCGCAAACCGCGCTGGTCTCGCTGGATGCCGACAACGGCGCCGTACGCGCGCTGGTCGGCGGCTTCAGCTATGCCGGCAACAAGTTCAACCGCGCGACGCAGGCCAAGCGCCAACCCGGCTCCAGTTTCAAGCCGTTCCTGTATGCGGCGGCGTTCGAGCGCGGTTTCAACCCGGCCTCGATCGTGCTGGACGCACCCGTGGTATTCAAGGATCGCGTTGGGCACATCTGGCGTCCGCAGAACGACAGCGGAAATTTCGCCGGCCCGATGCGGGTCCGCGAAGCGCTGGTGCAATCGCGCAACCTGGTCTCGGTGCGACTGCTGGATGCCATCGGCGTCGACTACGCGCGTCGCTACATCAGCCATTTCGGCTTCGACGAAAAAAGCCTGCCACCCAACCTGTCGATGTCGCTGGGTACCGCCTCGCTGACCCCGCTGTCGGTCGCACGTGGTTACACCGCCTTCGCCAATGGCGGCTTCCTGGTCACGCCCTGGTTCATCGACAGCGTGCGCGACCGCGACGGCAAGGAGCTGTTCAAGGAGAAGCCACCGACCGCCTGCCCGTACTGCGCGGTCGTACAGGCGCCCGGGCAGCCGGCCACGACGGTGGCGCAGACCAAGGTTGATGGTTTCGATTTCGGCCCGGCCGGCGCTGCGGCCAATGTCGCCGCCGACGCCGGCAAGCCGGCAACCGCCACCACATCGAAACCGAAGCCGGCCAAGGACGTCGACCCGACCTTGGTGGTGGCGCCGCGCGCGATCGACCCGCGCGTGGCCTGGCAGCTGCAATCGATGATGCGCGACGTGGTCCAGCGCGGCACTGCGACCGACGCCAAGGTGCTGGGGCGCGACGATGTGGGCGGCAAGACCGGCTCCACCAACGACCACCGTGATGCTTGGTTCTCGGGCTTTGGTGGCCCGTACGTCACCACCGTCTGGGTGGGCCGCGACGACTTCAAGTCGTTGGGCTACCGCGAATACGGCGGCAAGGCCGCACTGCCGATCTGGATCAACTACATGAAAGTCGCGCTCAAGGACCAGCCCGCGCGCAACCTGGATCCGCCGGAGGGCATGGTGCAGGTCAAGGCCAACGGTGCAGTCGAATGGTTGAAGGTGGAAGACCAGGAGCGCATGCAAAGCGAGATGGACATCACGCCGGAGGAAAACACCGAGCCGGCCGAGGAAGCCTTCGACATCTTCTGA
- a CDS encoding nucleoside hydrolase yields the protein MTNERIPLLIDTDPGVDDALALLMAFNDTRHEVVGLTIAAGNVGLGHTVANALKLCEVCNVDVPVFSGAADPLLHPAADAAYVHGRDGFGDTGYTKAARTAEAEHAALAILRLSHEHAGKLLLVALGPLTNVALALKLDPTLPQRIARCVVMGGAVSAHGNITAAAEFNIAFDPEAAHIVFTAFPDIDVADWEAVVAHGFLHADVERWLAADSPRAGFYAGISAHTRAWSREGRGERWHAADALAMAFALEPEGALEVLERPLVVELEGRHSRGATIVDWNRQHGRPDNAAILMRYDQARFEGLLQRALAAG from the coding sequence ATGACGAACGAACGCATTCCCCTGCTGATCGATACCGACCCCGGCGTGGACGACGCGCTGGCCTTGTTGATGGCTTTCAACGACACGCGCCACGAAGTGGTCGGCCTGACCATCGCCGCCGGCAACGTGGGGCTCGGCCACACCGTCGCCAACGCGCTGAAGCTGTGCGAAGTCTGCAACGTGGACGTGCCGGTGTTTTCCGGTGCGGCCGATCCGCTCCTGCACCCGGCCGCGGATGCGGCGTATGTGCACGGCCGCGATGGTTTCGGCGATACCGGCTACACGAAGGCCGCGCGCACGGCCGAAGCCGAACATGCCGCGCTGGCGATCCTGCGCCTCTCGCACGAACACGCCGGCAAGCTGTTGCTGGTGGCGCTGGGCCCGCTGACCAACGTGGCGCTGGCGCTGAAGCTGGATCCGACCCTGCCGCAGCGGATCGCGCGCTGCGTGGTGATGGGCGGAGCGGTCAGCGCGCACGGCAACATCACCGCCGCGGCCGAATTCAATATCGCCTTCGACCCGGAGGCGGCGCATATCGTCTTCACGGCGTTCCCGGACATCGACGTGGCCGACTGGGAAGCGGTGGTCGCGCACGGGTTCCTGCATGCGGACGTGGAGCGCTGGCTGGCGGCGGATTCGCCGCGCGCCGGGTTCTATGCCGGGATTTCCGCCCACACCCGCGCCTGGTCGCGGGAGGGGCGCGGCGAGCGCTGGCACGCCGCCGACGCACTGGCGATGGCCTTCGCGCTGGAGCCGGAAGGTGCGCTGGAAGTGCTGGAGCGCCCGCTGGTCGTCGAGTTGGAGGGTCGCCATAGCCGTGGTGCCACCATCGTCGACTGGAACCGCCAGCACGGTCGGCCGGACAACGCCGCCATCCTCATGCGCTACGACCAGGCCCGCTTCGAAGGCCTGTTGCAACGGGCGTTGGCCGCGGGTTGA